The sequence below is a genomic window from Dictyostelium discoideum AX4 chromosome 5 chromosome, whole genome shotgun sequence.
TAGAAAGAAAGTTATTGTTGTAACATtagatggtggtggtattaGGGGTATTGTAACATTAACAATTTTAAGAGAGTTACAAAAAATGATGGGATTGGATATAATTGATAAAGCACATATGGTATGTGGTACTAGTACTGGATCAATCATTGCTATGGGTCGTTCCAAACCATTACCATATGATGAAATAgttgaaatttataaaaactttGGAAAAGTAATTTTCAAAGGTACagttaaaaactttttagtTGGTGCAACACTTGCAAATTCtgataaaaaagaacaagaattaataaaagtttttgGTAATAACACTATGGGTAATTTTgctcaaaataaaaaattatttgttgttgtttcaaaattaaaacataacaattcattattacaacaacagcaaacACCACAACAAACTTTTATTAATCAATCAACACCTTCTTCattacaacaaccacaacaacaacaaattttaattaatcaacaacaagaaagtgaatttaaaactaaaatcatttcaaattataataaaaagtatGAAAATGTTAAAGTTTCAGAAGCATTAAATGCATCATCGGCAGCaccaatttattttaaaccaGTGGAGATTAATGGTCACAAATATGTTGATGGAGGTATTGGTTATCAAAATAATCCAATTTTATTGGCTCATAAAGAatgtttgaaattatttggtGATATGACAgaatatttattcatttcattAGGTACTGGTACTTTTGAAGCAACTAGTACTGTCATCTCTCCAAgtagtaaaaaaataatattccaAGCTCAAGAAACCTTTAAAAATGCTGttggtttaattaaaaatgctGCTTCAAGTATTGGTGATTCTGAAACACCTCatcaaatttttaaacaaatgtcaaattataaaaatgttaGTTACTATCGTTTCAATCCAAAATTAACTCAAAACTTTTCTTTGTCCGATACAAGTAAATCAAGTTTAGATGCAATGGAAACTGAAGCACGACAATATATGCAATCTCAAGATATGATTAGAGAAGTTCAAAAtcttaaaaatgaaattgaatcaataattaattcctcttaaacaaaaaaaaaaaaataaaaaaataaaaaatttaattaataattaaaattgtattactaaataaaaaaaaaataaaaaaaaagaaaataataataacaataaaaaaaagaaaataataataataataataaagataaccTAAATAGATTattactcttttttttttttcatgttattttatttgaataatattaaagaaaaaaaagaaaaaatcatTGATTAGATTTTTTcctatataattaataaaaacacaaaaaaatgtttttttgatCTCGGCATTCATcgaaatttgtttatttttattttttatttttattttttttttatttttttttttttatttttttttacaccaAAAGAAatctaatatttttattttttattttcaaattttttttttcattattttttttttttttttggtatggttaataaataaaatgaaaaatggttttttatttttaacgataattttattattatcaattttcattacattttcaaattctcaAAATTTGTCAAATTTGGAACAAAATTGTTTGACGAATTTGGGAAATAAAATTTCGAAATATAAAGATCCAAATTCATGGTGTTCCTCTTTTTCTTGTGCTCTTTCAGCTGATTCatcaaatttatatatagaaacattaaaaattgaaaacacAAATGGAGTCACAGCAGCTTTAAATTACACTGACTTTAGTTGTTTCTCTAATTTGAcaaaattgtaattattgactttttattttaatttttattatttttactatattactaataaaattctttaaatagaGATATTACTCATTATACCTTAAACTATAGTTCCTTTTTTGGTGATATTTCAGAAAAAGGCTTGGCAGGTAAGTAAcactttaaataattaattaaaataaaaaaagacaatattaatagatttttaaataatttaattatagtttcaattgttttaaatcaaacctttaattttgatttccCAAAATTGGTAAACTTTCCAACAACTTCATtgtatgtatttttaaaaaaatatatatatatactcaATTTCATGATCaaacaaaatattaatattaattaattcataaaGAGAATTTGTTTTGGCATATACACCAGGTACTATTGGACAATTTAATGCAAGTTCttttggaaatttaaaatcattaattttcaCCACCAATCCTCTACTACCATCAATTCCAGCATCAATGACTCTTCCCACTTTATACAACGACTTAAATTCAAACCAACAGATTCAATTAGATAAATTTCGATTTGTGACCAGACAAGTTCCAAatcttaattattttaacat
It includes:
- a CDS encoding patatin family protein, whose translation is MVSVRNAKIISLIYQIFAILGEIILLLLSPNDKEEIEFNPPSPISSPSSNSSTPPISASKLHNQVSSSSTSSSTSSSTSTSTSTSLYDKQQATNDSIEIASSLTKAISIATLQNSLLPHNQIIARSLVPKRLSRKKVIVVTLDGGGIRGIVTLTILRELQKMMGLDIIDKAHMVCGTSTGSIIAMGRSKPLPYDEIVEIYKNFGKVIFKGTVKNFLVGATLANSDKKEQELIKVFGNNTMGNFAQNKKLFVVVSKLKHNNSLLQQQQTPQQTFINQSTPSSLQQPQQQQILINQQQESEFKTKIISNYNKKYENVKVSEALNASSAAPIYFKPVEINGHKYVDGGIGYQNNPILLAHKECLKLFGDMTEYLFISLGTGTFEATSTVISPSSKKIIFQAQETFKNAVGLIKNAASSIGDSETPHQIFKQMSNYKNVSYYRFNPKLTQNFSLSDTSKSSLDAMETEARQYMQSQDMIREVQNLKNEIESIINSS